The following coding sequences lie in one Borrelia coriaceae genomic window:
- a CDS encoding P12 family lipoprotein: MKKNIFVIYMLTLLCLLSCDINALNELLGKAKEKFLEENKDIEDLKSIEKNQEVKEKQIGIVKKIEEGVQQVVQAAPVVSVGASPLAPVDEVFVESVSDNNAVMRMYSQQEKIEIKKEDLVARTDEEKKAQVEIEKVENLLEERSISFLKLIDDAHNLKSEYEQVNAELYDITKKIQDEIRLLGADFKNNRYKRQSLSQLQGRLRDEIFNLEGLMSTIDIAIVGMTSSRLLFEKAKETLKESITRRLQRASNRYLIREYELTRLSRDARRYAESSLDQVLTSAMKVQEGKSELQRIKEFIEGIRTELSNL, encoded by the coding sequence ATGAAAAAGAACATTTTTGTAATATATATGTTGACACTATTGTGTTTGCTATCATGTGATATAAATGCTTTAAATGAATTACTAGGTAAGGCAAAAGAAAAGTTTTTAGAAGAAAACAAAGATATAGAAGATTTAAAATCTATAGAAAAAAATCAAGAGGTTAAAGAAAAACAAATAGGTATTGTTAAAAAGATTGAAGAAGGAGTACAACAAGTTGTGCAAGCAGCTCCAGTAGTTTCTGTTGGTGCGTCTCCTTTAGCTCCTGTTGATGAAGTTTTCGTAGAATCTGTTAGTGATAATAATGCAGTGATGAGGATGTATTCTCAACAAGAAAAAATAGAGATAAAAAAAGAGGATTTGGTCGCAAGGACTGATGAGGAGAAGAAGGCACAAGTAGAGATTGAAAAAGTAGAAAATCTTCTTGAAGAGCGTTCTATATCATTTTTAAAATTAATTGATGATGCACATAATCTTAAAAGTGAATATGAGCAAGTGAATGCAGAGCTTTATGATATAACTAAAAAAATTCAGGATGAAATAAGATTATTAGGTGCAGATTTTAAGAATAACAGGTACAAGAGACAAAGTTTAAGTCAATTACAAGGTCGATTACGAGATGAAATTTTTAATCTTGAGGGTCTTATGAGTACAATTGATATTGCAATTGTTGGAATGACTTCTTCGAGGTTACTTTTTGAAAAAGCTAAAGAAACTTTGAAAGAATCTATTACTAGAAGATTACAGAGAGCTTCAAACAGATATTTAATAAGAGAATATGAGTTAACAAGGTTATCTAGGGATGCAAGACGGTATGCAGAAAGTTCATTAGATCAAGTGTTAACTTCTGCTATGAAAGTGCAGGAGGGAAAGTCCGAGCTTCAAAGAATCAAAGAATTTATTGAAGGAATAAGAACTGAGTTAAGTAATCTTTGA